GCGCCTTCTTCGGCCCGGTGCTGGGCACGACCTACGGCCAGACCGAGGCGCCGCAGATCGTCACGGTATTGCGGCCCGCCGACCTGGAAGCGGCAGAAAACCGCGCGTCGGTCGGCCGCGTCACGCCGCTGTCCGACGTGGCGATCATGGCGCCCGACGGCACGTTGCTGCCGCGCGGCGAGATCGGCGAAGTCGTGGTCCAGGGCGATCTGGTGATGACCGGCTACTGGCGCCTGCCCGAGAAGACCGCCGAAACCATCGTCGACGGCTGGCTGCACACCGGCGACACGGGTCTTATCGACACGCGCGGCTATCTGTTTCTGAAGGACCGCCTGCGCGACGTCATCATCACCGGCGGATTCAACATCTATCCCGTGGACGTCGAGAACGCGCTGTCCGCGCACCTGGCCGTGTACGAATGCTCGGTGTTCGGCGTGCCCGACGACAAGTGGGGCGAAGCGGTTCACGCGGCCGTCCAGCTTCAACCCGGCGCGCAGGCCGATGGCGACGCACTCAAGGCGCACGTGCGCGCGCTGCTGGGTCCGGTGGCCACGCCCAAACACATCCATTTCCACGACAGCCTGCCGCGCTCGAGCGTGGGCAAGGTGCTGAAGAACGCGGTGCGCGACGCCGCATTGAAGGAGACGCCATGAACAAGCCCGAAACCCGCCTCTGCGCCCATCACCTGACCGGCATGTCGTATCGCGACGTCGATCTGGTCGAGGACCTGATCGGCAAGAAGTCCTTTACCGAAGTCATGATCATGCAGATCCTCGGCCGCGACGCGCGCCCCGTGGACATGCGCATCGTGGACGCGGTGCTGGTCACGCTGATGGAGCACGGCATGACGCCCAGCGCGATCGCCACGCGCCTGATCTACATGAGCGCGCCCGAGAATCTGCAGGGCGCCGTGGCGTCCGGCCTGATGGCGGTGGGCAGCCAGTTCGTGGGCACCATGGAAAACTGTTCGCGCCTGCTGGACCGCATCCGGCAGGCATCCGACGGCCCCGCGGAGGCGCTGGCGATTGCGCGCGAACACCGCGCATCGCGCAGCCCGTTGCCCGGCTTTGGCCATCACCTGCACAAGCCGGACGATCCGCGCGCGATCAAGCTGCTGGCGCTGGCCGAAGCCGAAAGCGATCTGAGCGGCGAGTCCGTTCAGGCGCTGCGCTGGCTCGCCAGCGCCATTGACGAGACCTATGGC
The DNA window shown above is from Achromobacter spanius and carries:
- a CDS encoding citryl-CoA lyase: MNKPETRLCAHHLTGMSYRDVDLVEDLIGKKSFTEVMIMQILGRDARPVDMRIVDAVLVTLMEHGMTPSAIATRLIYMSAPENLQGAVASGLMAVGSQFVGTMENCSRLLDRIRQASDGPAEALAIAREHRASRSPLPGFGHHLHKPDDPRAIKLLALAEAESDLSGESVQALRWLASAIDETYGKHITINATGAVAALLSEIGVPTDLMRGFAVISRAAGLVSHVAEEQQSPSGRYIWETIDHAIPYVGKGKTHQQDGGQS